A genomic region of Streptomyces sp. R33 contains the following coding sequences:
- a CDS encoding ABC transporter permease → MSTAADTKTTAAEAEAVRAGGVPTPAPAPVREAAPVREPAPAAPAPAPAGPPALRALARWLRAAALRSAAILALLAVWEAAPRLGLVDSTFLPPVSEVAVAWWELAGNGQLAEHTQASLVRSFGGFGIAVVVAVPLGLLIGWYRPVAVLLGPLLEVFRNTAALALLPVFVLLLGIGETSKVSIVVYACVWPILLNTISAVGNADPTLVRLARSMDLSTPRLFQKVILPASVPAIFTGIRLAGAVSILVLVAAEMIGAKAGLGYLINASQFNFAIPQMYAGIVTISAIGVAFNQLLVSVERRLSLWRVPA, encoded by the coding sequence ATGAGCACCGCAGCCGATACGAAGACCACCGCGGCCGAGGCGGAAGCCGTCCGAGCGGGCGGGGTGCCCACCCCGGCGCCTGCGCCCGTACGGGAAGCCGCACCGGTGCGGGAACCCGCCCCCGCGGCCCCCGCCCCGGCTCCGGCCGGCCCGCCCGCCCTGCGCGCCCTCGCCCGGTGGCTGCGCGCGGCGGCACTGCGTTCGGCGGCGATCCTCGCCCTGCTCGCGGTCTGGGAGGCGGCGCCCCGGCTCGGACTGGTGGACTCCACCTTCCTCCCGCCGGTCAGCGAGGTCGCGGTGGCGTGGTGGGAACTGGCGGGCAACGGACAGCTCGCCGAGCACACCCAGGCCAGCCTGGTCCGCTCCTTCGGCGGCTTCGGCATCGCCGTCGTCGTCGCGGTCCCGCTCGGTCTGCTGATCGGCTGGTACCGCCCCGTCGCGGTGCTGCTCGGCCCGCTGCTGGAGGTGTTCCGCAACACAGCGGCCCTCGCGCTGCTGCCCGTGTTCGTCCTGCTGCTCGGCATCGGCGAGACCTCGAAGGTCTCCATCGTCGTCTACGCCTGCGTCTGGCCGATCCTGCTGAACACCATCAGTGCCGTCGGCAACGCCGACCCGACGCTGGTGCGACTGGCCCGGTCCATGGACCTGTCCACGCCGAGGCTGTTCCAGAAGGTGATCCTCCCGGCCTCCGTACCGGCGATCTTCACCGGTATCCGGCTGGCCGGCGCCGTCTCGATCCTGGTCCTCGTGGCCGCCGAGATGATCGGGGCCAAGGCGGGTCTCGGCTATCTGATCAACGCCTCGCAGTTCAACTTCGCGATCCCGCAGATGTACGCGGGCATCGTCACCATCTCCGCCATCGGCGTGGCCTTCAACCAGCTCCTCGTCAGCGTCGAACGCCGCCTCAGCCTCTGGCGCGTCCCCGCCTGA
- a CDS encoding ABC transporter ATP-binding protein, with amino-acid sequence MAKIVFESVTKTFPRKQAKGRKAGAPGEGSFTALDGVDLEIGAGEFVVVVGPSGCGKSTLLDLLGGLTRPTSGRILLDGEPVTGPGLDRGIVFQQYALLPWRTALGNIEFGLEATGVPRRERTERAREFLDLVGLTGFEDRHPHELSGGMRQRVAIARSLAYDPDVLLMDEPFAALDAQTRESLQDELRRIWQRTGKTVVFITHGIEEAVYLGQRVAVMTSRPGRIKEAVPVSFGDRATGAGGEELRSSPEFARYRHEIWTLLHDEVARAQQLEKEEATV; translated from the coding sequence ATGGCGAAGATCGTGTTCGAGTCCGTGACGAAGACCTTCCCGAGGAAGCAGGCCAAGGGCAGGAAGGCCGGGGCCCCCGGGGAGGGGAGTTTCACCGCCCTCGACGGCGTGGACCTGGAGATCGGGGCCGGGGAGTTCGTGGTGGTCGTCGGCCCCAGCGGCTGCGGCAAGTCCACCCTCCTCGACCTGCTGGGGGGCCTGACCCGGCCCACCTCCGGCCGGATCCTCCTCGACGGGGAGCCGGTCACCGGACCCGGCCTGGACCGGGGCATCGTCTTCCAGCAGTACGCGCTGCTGCCCTGGCGCACCGCGCTCGGCAACATCGAGTTCGGGCTGGAGGCGACGGGCGTTCCCCGGCGTGAACGCACGGAGCGGGCCCGGGAGTTCCTGGACCTCGTCGGCCTCACCGGCTTCGAGGACCGCCACCCGCACGAACTGTCCGGCGGCATGCGCCAGCGGGTCGCGATCGCCCGCTCGCTCGCGTACGACCCGGACGTACTGCTCATGGACGAGCCGTTCGCGGCGCTCGACGCGCAGACCCGCGAATCCCTCCAGGACGAGCTGCGCCGCATCTGGCAGCGCACCGGCAAGACCGTCGTGTTCATCACGCACGGCATCGAGGAGGCCGTGTACCTCGGGCAGCGGGTGGCCGTGATGACCTCCCGCCCCGGCCGGATCAAGGAGGCCGTCCCCGTCTCCTTCGGCGACCGGGCCACCGGCGCCGGCGGGGAGGAGCTGCGCTCCAGCCCGGAATTCGCCCGCTACCGCCACGAGATCTGGACCCTGCTCCACGACGAGGTGGCCCGCGCCCAGCAACTGGAGAAGGAGGAGGCCACCGTATGA
- a CDS encoding ABC transporter substrate-binding protein: MPAALASTSTSRRQFLTLLGISAAAVSCGTATATGGSAKQVTTLKYQGSVGAVLLPELAADLGYLGGLTLDWVGNTISGPQDIQSAATGQTHFGGAFNGAIVKLAASKAQIQSVISYYGSDKDTYLGYYVLEDSPIRSPRDLIGKKVGMNTLGAHAQALLEIYLERNGLSKAEAAKVESLVVPPVNTEQALRQKQIEVGVLSGVLRDKALASGGIRPLFKDFELLGAFSAGSYVMTRRFIKENPDTVRTFTTGVAKAIEWSRNTPREEVIARMTEIVKKRGRNEDTSTLQYWRSYGVAETGGRIADKEFQLWIDWLGERGEVKKGLLKPADLYTNEFNDQGKG; encoded by the coding sequence ATGCCCGCAGCCCTCGCCTCCACCTCCACCTCCCGACGCCAGTTCCTCACCCTGCTCGGCATCTCGGCGGCCGCGGTGAGCTGCGGCACGGCCACCGCCACCGGCGGATCCGCCAAGCAGGTCACGACCCTCAAGTACCAGGGGTCCGTCGGCGCGGTCCTGCTCCCCGAGCTGGCCGCGGACCTCGGCTACCTGGGCGGCCTGACCCTGGACTGGGTCGGCAACACCATCAGCGGCCCCCAGGACATCCAGTCCGCCGCCACCGGCCAGACCCACTTCGGCGGGGCCTTCAACGGCGCGATCGTCAAACTCGCCGCGAGCAAGGCCCAGATCCAGTCCGTCATCTCCTACTACGGCTCCGACAAGGACACCTACCTCGGCTACTACGTCCTGGAGGACAGCCCGATCCGCTCGCCCCGCGACCTGATCGGCAAGAAGGTCGGCATGAACACGCTGGGCGCCCACGCCCAGGCGCTGCTGGAGATCTACCTGGAGCGCAACGGCCTCTCCAAGGCCGAGGCGGCCAAGGTCGAGTCCCTCGTGGTCCCGCCCGTCAACACCGAACAGGCGCTGCGCCAGAAGCAGATCGAGGTCGGCGTGCTCAGCGGAGTCCTGCGCGACAAGGCCCTCGCCTCCGGGGGCATACGCCCGCTGTTCAAGGACTTCGAGCTGCTGGGCGCCTTCAGCGCCGGGTCGTACGTGATGACCCGGCGGTTCATCAAGGAGAACCCCGACACCGTACGGACCTTCACGACCGGTGTCGCCAAGGCCATCGAGTGGTCCCGGAACACCCCGCGCGAGGAGGTCATCGCCCGGATGACCGAGATCGTCAAGAAGCGCGGCCGCAACGAGGACACCTCCACCCTCCAGTACTGGCGCTCGTACGGGGTGGCGGAGACCGGCGGCCGGATCGCCGACAAGGAGTTCCAGCTGTGGATCGACTGGCTCGGTGAGCGCGGCGAGGTCAAGAAGGGCCTGCTGAAGCCCGCCGACCTGTACACGAACGAGTTCAACGACCAGGGGAAGGGCTGA
- the ssuE gene encoding NADPH-dependent FMN reductase, whose translation MPTLLALSGSPSPHSRTAVVADHVLRRLAHAGYDTAHLAVRELPAADLLSARRGEPEIRRALEAVAAADGIIVATPVYKASYTGLLKAFLDLLPQDGLAGKTVLPIATGGSLAHVLTLDYALRPVLAALGARHVTAGRFVLDSSVERGTGPDRLRPEAELDLFQAVDEFAGALDARASAAPLATTAP comes from the coding sequence GTGCCCACCCTGCTCGCCCTCTCCGGCAGCCCCTCCCCGCACTCCCGTACCGCCGTCGTCGCCGACCACGTGCTGCGCCGGCTGGCCCACGCCGGGTACGACACCGCCCACCTCGCCGTACGGGAGCTCCCCGCCGCCGACCTCCTCTCCGCCCGCCGCGGCGAGCCGGAGATCCGCCGGGCCCTCGAAGCGGTCGCCGCGGCCGACGGGATCATCGTCGCGACCCCGGTCTACAAGGCCTCCTACACCGGCCTGCTCAAGGCCTTCCTCGACCTGCTCCCGCAGGACGGGCTGGCCGGAAAAACGGTTCTGCCGATCGCCACCGGCGGCAGCCTCGCCCATGTCCTGACCCTCGACTACGCCCTGCGCCCGGTACTCGCCGCCCTCGGCGCCCGGCACGTCACCGCCGGCCGGTTCGTCCTGGACTCGTCCGTGGAGCGCGGTACCGGCCCCGACCGGCTGCGGCCCGAGGCCGAGCTGGACCTCTTCCAGGCCGTCGACGAGTTCGCCGGGGCGCTGGACGCCCGGGCCTCCGCAGCCCCCCTCGCCACCACCGCCCCGTAG
- a CDS encoding TauD/TfdA dioxygenase family protein — protein sequence MSTATRTQLTVTRIGGRIGAEIGGVQLGGELGDDVVAEIRAALLAHKVVFFRDQHHLDEAGHEAFARLLGTPVAHPTVPSADGRYALGIDSHHGARANQWHTDVTFVPAYPAFSILRAVTVPPYGGDTLWANTATAYANLPEPLRSLADGLRAVHTNEYDYAALKPDALPEALVQYREVFTSTKFRTEHPVVRVHPETGERTLLLGNFVQRIEGLTGQDSRALVDLFQSHIERPENTVRRQWRAGDVAIWDNRATQHYGVDDSDDHERTLRRVTVDGDVPVGPDGVPSRLISPETVPDPSFGIPSGASATA from the coding sequence ATGAGCACTGCCACCCGTACCCAGCTCACCGTCACCCGGATCGGCGGGCGGATCGGTGCCGAGATCGGGGGTGTGCAGCTCGGCGGGGAGCTCGGTGACGATGTCGTCGCCGAGATCCGTGCCGCGCTCCTCGCCCACAAGGTCGTCTTCTTCCGCGACCAGCACCACCTCGACGAGGCCGGCCACGAAGCCTTCGCCCGGCTCCTCGGCACGCCCGTCGCCCACCCCACCGTGCCCTCCGCCGACGGCCGTTACGCCCTCGGCATCGACTCCCACCACGGCGCCCGCGCCAACCAGTGGCACACCGACGTCACCTTCGTCCCCGCCTACCCCGCCTTCTCCATCCTCCGTGCCGTCACGGTCCCCCCGTACGGCGGCGACACCCTCTGGGCCAACACCGCCACCGCCTACGCGAACCTCCCCGAGCCACTGCGCAGCCTCGCCGACGGCCTGCGCGCCGTGCACACCAACGAGTACGACTACGCAGCCCTCAAGCCCGACGCGCTCCCCGAGGCCCTCGTCCAGTACCGCGAGGTGTTCACGTCCACGAAGTTCCGCACCGAGCACCCCGTCGTCCGCGTCCACCCCGAGACGGGCGAACGCACCCTGCTCCTCGGCAACTTCGTCCAGCGGATCGAGGGTCTGACCGGTCAGGACTCCCGTGCGCTGGTCGACCTCTTCCAGTCGCACATCGAGCGCCCGGAGAACACCGTCCGCCGGCAGTGGCGGGCCGGCGACGTCGCGATCTGGGACAACCGGGCCACCCAGCACTACGGCGTCGACGACTCCGACGACCACGAGCGCACCCTGCGCCGCGTGACGGTCGACGGCGACGTCCCGGTCGGCCCGGACGGGGTCCCGTCCCGCCTGATCAGCCCGGAGACCGTCCCCGACCCGTCCTTCGGCATCCCGTCGGGCGCCTCCGCCACCGCCTGA
- a CDS encoding methylmalonyl-CoA mutase family protein: MTVLPDDGLSLAAEFPDATHEQWQRLVEGVLRKSGKDVSGDAAEDALSTKLEDGLTTRPLYTAPETADETGFPGFAPFVRGGSPAGGAAGGWDVRQRYLGSDAARVNEAVLTDLENGVTSLWLSLGGPGGLPVDALPRVLDGVYLDLAPVSLDAGAEYAEAARALLRLYAERGVTPEAARASLGADPLGHEARTGEVLDPAGAVGLAREAAAHWPGVRALAVDALPYHEAGGSAAEELGLSLATGVAYLRALTEADGETGAAGALDVQAALGQLEFRYAATADQFLTIAKFRAARRLWARIAEACGAPEAGAQRQHAVTSPVMMTRRDPWVNMLRTTVACMAAGVGGADSVTVLPFDHELGLPDAFARRIARNTSTILLEESHLARVIDPAGGSYYVEQLTDELAHAAWEFFQTIEKAGGLAAALRSGLVAERLAATWAERSKKLAKRREPITGVSEFPLLSEKPLDREPAPAGPTGGLPRVRRDEAYEALRARSDAHLAATGNRPRIFLAALGPAAAHTARATFAANLFQAGGVEAVHDPVSVDAATAAEAYAASGADGMAVLCSSDALYEEQAEAVAEALRAAGATTVFLAGKPGTSAGAVDEYVFAGCDAVAVLSSVLDRMGVAL; the protein is encoded by the coding sequence ATGACGGTCCTGCCTGATGACGGGCTCTCCTTGGCCGCCGAGTTCCCTGACGCGACGCATGAGCAGTGGCAGCGCCTGGTAGAGGGCGTTCTACGCAAGTCCGGCAAGGACGTATCCGGCGATGCTGCAGAAGACGCGTTGTCCACAAAGCTCGAGGACGGGCTCACCACCCGCCCGCTGTACACCGCGCCCGAAACGGCCGACGAAACCGGTTTCCCCGGGTTCGCACCGTTCGTCCGGGGCGGCAGCCCCGCCGGCGGTGCCGCCGGTGGCTGGGACGTGCGGCAGCGGTACCTCGGCAGCGATGCCGCACGGGTGAACGAGGCCGTTCTCACCGACCTCGAGAACGGGGTCACCTCCCTCTGGCTGTCCCTGGGCGGACCCGGCGGACTCCCCGTCGACGCGCTCCCCCGCGTCCTCGACGGCGTCTACCTCGACCTGGCGCCCGTCTCCCTGGACGCCGGAGCCGAATACGCCGAGGCCGCCCGCGCCTTGCTCCGCCTGTACGCCGAGCGCGGTGTGACCCCCGAGGCCGCCCGCGCGAGCCTCGGCGCCGACCCGCTGGGCCACGAGGCCCGTACGGGTGAGGTCCTGGACCCGGCCGGCGCCGTCGGGCTCGCCCGTGAGGCGGCCGCACACTGGCCCGGCGTCCGCGCCCTCGCCGTCGACGCCCTGCCGTACCACGAGGCCGGCGGCAGCGCGGCCGAGGAGCTGGGGCTGTCCCTGGCCACCGGCGTCGCCTACCTCCGCGCCCTCACCGAAGCCGACGGCGAGACCGGAGCCGCCGGCGCCCTCGATGTCCAAGCCGCCCTCGGCCAGCTCGAGTTCCGCTACGCCGCGACCGCCGACCAGTTCCTCACCATCGCGAAGTTCCGCGCCGCCCGCCGTCTGTGGGCCCGGATCGCCGAGGCCTGCGGGGCCCCTGAGGCCGGCGCCCAGCGCCAGCACGCCGTCACCTCGCCGGTCATGATGACCCGCCGCGACCCCTGGGTGAACATGCTGCGCACCACCGTCGCCTGCATGGCGGCGGGCGTGGGCGGGGCCGACTCGGTCACCGTGCTCCCCTTCGACCACGAGCTGGGCCTGCCGGACGCCTTCGCGCGCCGCATCGCCCGCAACACCTCCACCATCCTGCTGGAGGAGTCGCACCTGGCCCGCGTCATCGACCCGGCCGGCGGCTCGTACTACGTCGAGCAGCTCACCGACGAACTGGCCCACGCCGCCTGGGAGTTCTTCCAGACGATCGAGAAGGCCGGCGGTCTGGCCGCCGCCCTGCGCTCCGGCCTCGTCGCCGAGCGGCTCGCCGCGACCTGGGCCGAGCGCTCCAAGAAGCTCGCCAAGCGCCGCGAACCCATCACGGGAGTCAGCGAGTTCCCGCTGCTCTCGGAGAAGCCCCTCGACCGCGAGCCCGCCCCGGCGGGTCCCACCGGCGGGCTGCCCCGCGTACGGCGCGACGAGGCGTACGAGGCGCTGCGCGCCCGCAGCGACGCACACCTGGCCGCGACCGGGAACCGTCCGCGGATCTTCCTCGCCGCGCTGGGCCCGGCGGCCGCGCACACCGCGCGCGCCACCTTCGCCGCGAACCTGTTCCAGGCGGGCGGCGTCGAGGCGGTCCACGACCCGGTGTCGGTGGACGCGGCGACGGCTGCCGAGGCCTACGCCGCGAGCGGCGCGGACGGCATGGCCGTGCTGTGCTCCAGCGACGCGCTGTACGAGGAGCAGGCCGAGGCGGTGGCCGAGGCCCTGCGCGCGGCCGGTGCGACGACCGTGTTCCTCGCGGGCAAGCCCGGCACCTCGGCCGGCGCCGTGGACGAGTACGTCTTCGCCGGCTGCGATGCGGTCGCCGTGCTGTCCTCCGTACTCGACCGGATGGGAGTCGCTCTGTGA
- the scpA gene encoding methylmalonyl-CoA mutase: protein MSSIPDFSSLALGGGASAAGSEEQWRAAVKESTGSAAGDLLWETPEGIGVKPLYTGRDLEGLDFLRTYPGVAPYLRGPYPTMYVNQPWTIRQYAGFSTAEESNAFYRRNLAAGQKGLSIAFDLPTHRGYDSDHPRVTGDVGMAGVAIDSIYDMRQLFDGIPLDKMTVSMTMNGAVLPVLALYIVAAEEQGVSPEKLAGTIQNDILKEFMVRNTYIYPPKPSMRIISDIFSFTSQKMPRYNSISISGYHIQEAGATADLELAYTLADGVEYLRAGQAVGLNVDAFAPRLSFFWAIGMNFFMEVAKLRAARLLWARLVKQFDPQNAKSLSLRTHSQTSGWSLTAQDVFNNVTRTCVEAMAATQGHTQSLHTNALDEALALPTDFSARIARNTQLLLQQESGTCRSIDPWGGSAYVEKLTYDLARRAWQHIQEVEAAGGMAQAIDAGIPKLRVEEAAARTQARIDSGRQPVIGVNKYRVENDEQIDVLKVDNSSVRTQQIEKLRRLREERDEAVTQDALRALTNAAERGAGQGMEGNLLALAVDAARAKATVGEISDALEKVYGRHASQIRTISGVYRTEAGESPNVERTRALVDRFEEAEGRRPRVLVAKMGQDGHDRGQKVIATAFADLGFDVDVGPLFQTPAEVARQAVEADVHVVGVSSLAAGHLTLVPALREQLAEEGREDIMIVVGGVIPPADVPTLLEMGAAAVFPPGTVIPDAAHDLVTRLAADLGHEL, encoded by the coding sequence GTGAGCAGCATCCCCGATTTCTCCTCGCTCGCGCTGGGCGGCGGCGCCTCCGCTGCCGGCTCCGAGGAGCAGTGGCGTGCGGCGGTGAAGGAGTCCACCGGGTCCGCCGCCGGCGACCTGCTGTGGGAGACCCCCGAGGGCATCGGCGTGAAGCCGCTGTACACCGGGCGCGACCTGGAGGGCCTGGACTTCCTGCGGACCTACCCGGGCGTGGCCCCGTACCTGCGCGGCCCGTACCCGACCATGTACGTCAACCAGCCCTGGACGATCCGCCAGTACGCGGGCTTCTCCACGGCCGAGGAGTCGAACGCCTTCTACCGGCGCAACCTCGCGGCCGGCCAGAAGGGCCTGTCGATCGCCTTCGACCTGCCCACGCACCGCGGCTACGACAGCGACCACCCGCGCGTCACGGGCGACGTCGGCATGGCGGGCGTGGCGATCGACTCGATCTACGACATGCGCCAGCTCTTCGACGGCATCCCGCTGGACAAGATGACGGTGTCGATGACGATGAACGGCGCGGTGCTGCCGGTCCTCGCCCTCTACATCGTGGCGGCGGAGGAGCAGGGCGTCTCCCCCGAGAAGCTCGCCGGGACCATCCAGAACGACATCCTCAAAGAGTTCATGGTCCGCAACACCTACATCTACCCGCCCAAGCCCTCGATGCGGATCATCTCCGACATCTTCTCGTTCACCTCGCAGAAGATGCCCCGGTACAACTCCATCTCGATCTCCGGGTACCACATCCAGGAGGCCGGGGCCACGGCCGACCTGGAGCTCGCGTACACCCTCGCGGACGGTGTGGAGTACCTGCGCGCCGGGCAGGCCGTCGGGCTGAACGTGGACGCCTTCGCGCCGCGCCTGTCGTTCTTCTGGGCGATCGGCATGAACTTCTTCATGGAGGTCGCGAAGCTGCGCGCCGCACGCCTGCTGTGGGCGCGCCTGGTCAAGCAGTTCGACCCGCAGAACGCGAAGTCCCTCTCCCTGCGCACGCATTCGCAGACCTCCGGCTGGTCCCTGACCGCGCAGGACGTCTTCAACAACGTGACGCGTACCTGCGTCGAGGCGATGGCGGCGACCCAGGGGCACACCCAGTCGCTGCACACCAACGCCCTCGACGAGGCGCTCGCGCTGCCGACGGACTTCTCGGCGCGCATCGCCCGCAACACCCAGCTGCTGCTCCAGCAGGAGTCGGGGACCTGCCGGTCGATCGACCCGTGGGGCGGCAGCGCGTACGTCGAGAAGCTGACGTACGACCTGGCGCGCCGGGCCTGGCAGCACATCCAGGAGGTCGAGGCGGCCGGCGGCATGGCGCAGGCCATCGACGCGGGCATCCCGAAGCTGCGCGTGGAGGAGGCCGCCGCCCGTACGCAGGCGCGGATCGACTCGGGGCGCCAGCCGGTGATCGGCGTGAACAAGTACCGGGTGGAGAACGACGAGCAGATCGACGTCCTCAAGGTCGACAACTCCTCGGTGCGCACGCAGCAGATCGAGAAGCTGCGGCGGCTGCGCGAGGAGCGCGACGAGGCGGTCACGCAGGACGCACTGCGGGCGCTGACGAACGCGGCCGAGCGGGGCGCCGGGCAGGGCATGGAGGGCAACCTCCTCGCGCTGGCGGTGGACGCGGCGCGGGCCAAGGCGACCGTGGGTGAGATCTCGGACGCACTCGAGAAGGTGTACGGGCGGCACGCGAGCCAGATCCGTACGATCTCGGGTGTGTACCGCACCGAGGCAGGCGAGTCCCCGAACGTGGAGCGCACGCGTGCGCTGGTCGACCGGTTCGAGGAGGCGGAGGGCCGCCGTCCGCGCGTGCTGGTCGCCAAGATGGGCCAGGACGGGCACGACCGCGGCCAGAAGGTCATCGCGACCGCCTTCGCCGACCTGGGCTTCGACGTGGACGTCGGCCCGCTGTTCCAGACCCCGGCGGAGGTGGCCCGCCAGGCCGTCGAGGCGGACGTCCACGTGGTGGGCGTGTCGTCGCTGGCGGCCGGCCACCTGACCCTCGTACCGGCGCTGCGCGAGCAGTTGGCGGAGGAGGGGCGCGAGGACATCATGATCGTGGTGGGCGGGGTGATCCCGCCGGCCGACGTGCCGACCCTGCTCGAGATGGGCGCTGCGGCGGTGTTCCCGCCCGGCACCGTGATCCCGGACGCGGCCCACGACCTGGTGACGCGGCTGGCCGCGGATCTGGGCCACGAGCTGTAG
- the meaB gene encoding methylmalonyl Co-A mutase-associated GTPase MeaB — MPPKIDIEAYAKGVLDGKRAFIARAITLVESTLPAHRALAQGLLTELLPHAGRARRIGISGVPGVGKSTFIDAFGTMLTGLGHRVAVLAVDPSSTRTGGSILGDKTRMERLSVDPAAFVRPSPSAGTLGGVAKATRESMIVMEAAGYDVVLVETVGVGQSETTVAGMVDSFLLLSLARTGDQLQGIKKGVLELADVLAVNKADGPHERDAKAAARELSGALRLMHPADAAWTPPVLTCSARESAGLDEVWNRLEQHRRLLDAGGRLAAKRAAQQVEWTWSMVRDELLERLRADPSVRDLAPALEAAVRAGTVTPTSAADRILSAFGRG; from the coding sequence ATGCCTCCGAAGATCGACATCGAGGCCTACGCGAAGGGGGTGCTCGACGGGAAGCGTGCGTTCATCGCGCGCGCGATCACGCTCGTCGAGTCCACCCTGCCCGCTCACCGGGCCCTCGCGCAGGGGCTGTTGACGGAGCTGCTGCCGCATGCGGGGCGGGCCCGGCGGATCGGTATCAGCGGGGTGCCGGGCGTCGGCAAGTCCACGTTCATCGATGCGTTCGGCACGATGCTGACGGGGCTGGGCCACCGGGTCGCGGTCCTGGCCGTGGATCCGTCCTCGACCCGCACGGGCGGCTCGATCCTGGGTGACAAGACGCGGATGGAGCGCCTGTCGGTGGACCCGGCGGCGTTCGTGCGCCCGTCGCCTTCGGCGGGGACGCTGGGCGGGGTGGCGAAGGCCACCCGCGAGTCGATGATCGTGATGGAGGCGGCGGGCTACGACGTGGTCCTCGTCGAGACGGTCGGCGTGGGCCAGTCGGAGACGACGGTCGCCGGCATGGTCGACTCCTTCCTCCTGCTCTCCCTGGCCCGTACGGGGGATCAGCTCCAGGGCATCAAGAAGGGCGTCCTGGAGCTGGCGGACGTCCTCGCGGTGAACAAGGCGGACGGCCCGCACGAGCGCGACGCGAAGGCGGCGGCACGGGAGTTGTCGGGCGCGCTGCGCCTCATGCACCCCGCGGACGCGGCCTGGACCCCGCCGGTGCTGACGTGCAGCGCGCGGGAGTCGGCGGGTCTGGACGAGGTGTGGAACCGCCTGGAGCAGCACCGGCGACTGCTGGACGCGGGGGGCCGGCTGGCGGCCAAGCGGGCGGCGCAGCAGGTGGAGTGGACCTGGTCGATGGTCCGGGACGAGCTCCTGGAGCGGCTGCGCGCCGACCCGTCGGTCCGCGACCTGGCCCCGGCCCTGGAGGCTGCGGTGCGCGCGGGCACGGTCACCCCCACCTCGGCGGCGGACCGCATCCTCTCGGCGTTCGGCCGGGGGTGA
- a CDS encoding asparaginase, which yields MGRIVVISTGGTIASRWQGSGFAADADGSEVMATAPLPEDITVEVVDLFSVNSPRLTTAHQLTLLRTVHEVLADPGVDGIVVTHGTDTLEESAFLVDLHHHDPRTVVFTGAQRPMGTADGDGPGNLYDALLTAASTRGLGVLIAFGGRVHAARGTVKTQAVALDAFADPSKELLGKIGFGKVTMLRAPQRPEPLPLPAMPELPPRVDMVMHHADGDPVLLNAAVAAGARGIVLVGTGAGNATPEIVAAVKDAVARGVLVALTTRVAAGPVTEIYTHGGAVDLVAAGAVATGTLRAPQARIAVLSALLAATDPAEQGRILQRCLASTDPATLVTV from the coding sequence ATGGGACGGATCGTCGTCATCAGCACCGGCGGGACCATAGCCAGCCGCTGGCAGGGCTCAGGCTTCGCGGCCGATGCCGACGGCAGCGAGGTCATGGCCACCGCTCCGCTGCCCGAGGACATCACCGTCGAGGTGGTGGACCTGTTCAGCGTGAACAGCCCCCGGCTCACCACCGCCCACCAGCTCACCCTGCTGCGCACCGTGCACGAGGTGCTCGCCGACCCGGGCGTGGACGGCATCGTCGTCACGCACGGCACCGACACCCTCGAGGAGTCGGCCTTCCTCGTCGACCTGCACCACCACGACCCGCGCACCGTGGTGTTCACCGGCGCGCAGCGCCCCATGGGCACCGCGGACGGGGACGGCCCGGGCAACCTGTACGACGCGCTGCTCACCGCGGCGAGCACGCGGGGGCTCGGCGTGCTGATCGCCTTCGGGGGCCGGGTCCACGCGGCCCGCGGCACGGTGAAGACCCAGGCGGTGGCGCTGGACGCGTTCGCCGACCCCTCGAAGGAACTGCTCGGGAAGATCGGCTTCGGGAAGGTCACCATGCTGCGCGCCCCGCAGCGCCCGGAGCCGCTGCCGCTGCCCGCGATGCCGGAGCTGCCGCCGCGGGTGGACATGGTGATGCACCACGCCGACGGCGACCCGGTGCTCCTGAACGCGGCGGTCGCGGCGGGAGCGCGGGGCATCGTCCTCGTCGGCACGGGCGCGGGCAACGCCACGCCGGAGATCGTGGCCGCGGTGAAGGACGCCGTGGCGCGGGGCGTGCTGGTGGCGCTGACCACGCGGGTGGCCGCCGGGCCGGTCACGGAGATCTACACGCACGGCGGTGCGGTGGACCTGGTGGCGGCGGGGGCCGTTGCGACGGGGACCTTGCGGGCGCCGCAGGCGCGGATCGCGGTGCTTTCGGCGCTGCTGGCCGCCACGGATCCGGCGGAGCAGGGGCGCATCCTGCAGCGCTGCCTGGCCTCCACGGACCCGGCCACCCTGGTCACCGTCTGA